From the Schistocerca piceifrons isolate TAMUIC-IGC-003096 chromosome 2, iqSchPice1.1, whole genome shotgun sequence genome, the window TTCCAGGGGGCTATTGCAACTTGTTTTCCATTTATTAGCCATCATTTGCTGTTTCATTCAGTATTTTTGTAGATTAATTGCAAGTATTTGCACAATAGTTTTGCAACCTTGAATCTGTCTCTAGAAGTGTTGTCAATAGTAGCACTGCTAATTTCCATAACTCTTGTTGTAAAGGAGGGCTACTTACATGAAATGACAAAGTACTTGAGTACACCTGTAGAATAGGTTTGCcgtaaacatttaaattaaaattccCACATAATATTATGCTATGTCATTATATttagaagttaaaaactttaataatgcaTGTAATTGCTTACAAATAAAACAATATCACCAGATGGAGACCAATAAATTATGACTGTTACTTAGATTTTCCCATAAATGCGACTTCtacagcacaagcttcaaaatgctaaaTGCTGAAATTTCTAAGAGTTGTCTGcgattttatatttgtatttcttgGTAATATAAATGACAATTCTGGCTTAAACTTCACTTGTTAGTCATTCATGCTCACTGACTATATATAAATTCAAATGTAAAGTTATTACTCAATGTTAGTAAAGTGAAGCAAAACTACACAATCACACTTAATAACTAGACAAACAGGTCATAGCCAGGCAGCCTTATTGTCGCACATCACGTGCAGTTCATCAGATTGCATGATAATTCCATGTGATCagcaatgcccgcatctcgtggtcgtgcggtagcgttctcgcttcccacgcccgggttcccgggttcgattcccggccgggtcaaggattttctctgcctcgtgatggctgggtgttgtgtgctgtccttaggttagttaggtttaagtagttctaagttctaggggactgatgaccatagatgttaagtcccatagtgctcagagccatttgaaccattttttgtgatcagCAATCAATCACTGAATTTGGCCAGCCAAGTGTGATCTGTGGGCCTGGTGACAGTTCGCTCATATCCATCACTCCTGTGTGGCTCCCCTTAGATTCATCCGACTGTTAAAATAGGCCTACTATTTTCAGACACTGTATATAATGTTACTTAGATAGCTCTTCTCCGGAAAGCTCTGTGGGGAGGGAAGTGAGTGttgcattatttttttcattagttgAAGAAGATAATTTACCTTgttgttgtaaattatccagtcACTAGTGTATGAAGGACAGAATTGAACTTCTGGAGTCACATACACTATATGATGATTTCGGGAGACTTACAGTTACTATAATTGTTTTTCCATTATCATAAATAACTGTGTATTACAAGAGAGCAGAATTGTTGGAATGATGTTAAATCATTATTTCCTTCCTTAATTTCAGTGTTCTGGATCAGCTTCCAAAGCCAAATCTACTGCTGCTGTCTATGTTTGTGTGTGTTCTGCACCACATATCACGTCGCTCAGCTCACAACCTGATGACAGCTGCAAACTTGGGAGTGTGTGTGGGGCCAAGCCTTCTGTGGGCTGCATCTCCAGCCACACTCACGCCATCGTCTTCACGTGCGGTGCCAGCACTGGCAGAACTGCTTGTAGCACGTGCAGAACTCCTGTTTGGCCCACATCTTCCTCTCATGCTTGGTGAGCCACCCACTGAGAGGCAAGACAGTGGTGCTGAAGAATCGGATAGCCTCCattgtaagtacaaatttttaAGTATTGTGCAAGATAGTGGACGTACAGATTTACTGgaaatactgcccccccccccccccccaatctttttgtaaaagtaatttataCCAGATTAATAAGTGCAATTCATGGCTGTTAGTTTGTGGTTACTGTAATGATGACACTATTATTTAACTAGGCTCAGTAATTAAAGAGCACAACAAAAGATCTCAGCAGACCAGTCAGTAATCATGGCTTTTAGTTTTCAAAATATAAGGTTGCAAAGAAAAGCAGCTGGGCTTTGTTTGTGTGAAATCAGATCCATGTTCTTCAGAAGCTTCCACTTAAGAGTACAGTGCAGTTAAAATTGTAAGCAGTAAACTACATCATTTTCATGTTCATCAGCCATAATGAAATAGGCATAGGTGTAATTTTTGTGGGTATACATGCTACTTATATttgcaaatttgtgttttttaaaatgttaaaagtGATCTATGAATCTTTTCATTGTACAATGAAATGTCTTGGATGAAAACACCTTTTTAATCATAACTGCATTTCTTTTTCCAGCAGGGGGCCTGCGAAGAGATGATTCTTCAATTGATAGTCTAGAGCGGGAGTTGCTTGAACCTTGTCCTCCACCACGCAAGGACAAAATGTCACTGAGCAGGGACTCTGGGCTTACAATGTCAGATTCCCAGTTGTATACCCCTGATGAGGAGGAAAGTGGCTCCAGCAGCTCTGGATCTGGCAGGGCATTGTACCCACCTGCTCAGCCTGCCTGCTACGACATCCACTCTCATAATAAGGTAAATGGTATTGCTTGTTTCTTGCCTCTGACAAGAAGTGGCTTTCTTTTAATGTTCTTAAAACATTAAAGCTATTGTTAATTTCATTTGCTAAAAGGAAATGTATTCTTTTTGTAGGTGACATCTTCATACTCAGTCCCTGCAGCGGGGACGGCACAGAATGTTGGTCACAACAATGAATCTCAAGTACAAAATGTCCAGAGCACGACAAGAGAATATGTGAGAGTGTACAGTGGCTGGGAAGAACGGGTGCAGGAATGTTGTCGCAATCAGTCTTCTGAAGATTCTATATATGCGCGGCCCGGTCAGAAACAGGGTCCGAATCAACCCCCAGGGGTTATAAACCCAAACTTTCAGAGGCAAGACTGGTTCAGACAACGATCCCACCTGAAGAGGCTCAACAGTGGGGGTACTGGCAGTCCAGCCAGCTCAAAGTCCAGCCACCAGTCGGGCTCGAGCAGTGGCAGCACGTCTTCTGGTGTGGGCGGACTGCACCAGCACAACTACCGCTCTACAAATGTAACCAACCTCATCAGGAGAAGTGCGTCGGAGGAATCTCTTCTGAATGATATTGGGGATCACAGTGCGTATGACACGGAAAATGGACCAGTTCTCTACAAGAGGCCcgcactgcatcggaaaggacgtGCACCGCCACCTCCCCCCCCTGTTAACAGCTCTCCGTGTTCGGATCCTGTGTATTCTCATCGGAGTCCGCCAACCCCGATAGTGAGATCAAAATCGGCACACCATCTGTGCAGTGAACCTGAATCTCCGGTACTTTCTTACAACCAGGTGGAATCATCTCCAGTTGAAAACTGTGAACTCAAAGGTGACATCCAAATGATGAGCAGCAAATCACAGAGAACTGGGCATCGCAGAGCAGCTCGTGCTTCAGTAGAAGACTGGTCCTTGTCACGCTCCACACCACACATACCGGTACTAGATGAAGTTGACCGGTCGTACGACTCTAGCACCCTTTCTGATGATGATTCAACTCCACATGTGTCACGATCAAATTCACGTGGTAAAGACTGTGCGAGTGCAAATTCTGCTTGGGACAATGCTTATGGGTCTACACCCTCAGAACTGTTAGTGCATGCGGCACCTGTTAATATTAGAGAGGAAAGTTCGAGTGACTCGGACCAACCTTCTGAGCTACACAAACTTTCTTCAACACCCTCTGTACTTCGAAGAGTCAGTGCACCGGCAACTACGTCAGCTTCGACTCCTCTCCACGAGTCGTCGGCACCGCCTCTTCCTCCGAAGCGATCTTCTGTCGATGTAAAGCTGCGTCACCTTCCACCAGTGCATGTGGAAACTGTGTCTCCGGCCAATTCAGGTAAACTTTCATCCCAGATTTCGTATGCATCAAAAGATGAAAATATGCAGTGGGAATCATCTGAGCAAGTGCCAAGGAAGAGCTCGGAATGTAGAGGTCGCATAAGACAGAAGGAAGTTTCAAATAGAGCATCACAAAGATCAAAATCTTTGCCTCCACCACCCGGAGAAAAGACTCAAAAAGAGGAAGACTGTAATACCACACAAAATCAGGCTGATCAAGGAAAAAACCTGAAGAGTGAAATTTCGTGGAGTGTTTCCCACCTCCGAACGTTGTTCACAAATGGTGTTCAGCCACCTCCATACAGACCTCCCCCGAGTGTAATCCCAAGCTACAGAGCACCAATCACTACATACCACCTT encodes:
- the LOC124775916 gene encoding uncharacterized protein LOC124775916 isoform X3, whose product is MKMKGLIRKRSTTAARLQRALSAKAARPSTGSEPSSPQQQPQPQPRDKRQFLMEAPVTFTTGVQSQERHLFLFNDLLLVAKARSGGNFKLKDKVRVSEMWLTKHSIEDVIEVHKSPETSFVLGWPTTNVVATFNTQAARDLWWNKLNEVVSTERDKEPRSTNIQVVYYDAATSIEYCKTFSVSPEETARACIRLALQHLEMRGLDPDDFQLWAKTSREEAPYPLIGHERPFAIKLSCLRDGLSAEEGFDLDHCNNVHGPDPLAKCQFILRSKRKPVSEATSGSENKKNSKKSRKSPMRIRQVFRRSMSKGEDCTDCPLGALFGLPLARLSNGETLPRPVMAMLQQVFLKGPFTQGIFRKSANARLVRELRDKLDAGEDIRLEHMPVLVVAAVLKDFLRSLPDPLLCSTLYPLWMEAVECQDEQEKLLRIKSVLDQLPKPNLLLLSMFVCVLHHISRRSAHNLMTAANLGVCVGPSLLWAASPATLTPSSSRAVPALAELLVARAELLFGPHLPLMLGEPPTERQDSGAEESDSLHSGGLRRDDSSIDSLERELLEPCPPPRKDKMSLSRDSGLTMSDSQLYTPDEEESGSSSSGSGRALYPPAQPACYDIHSHNKVTSSYSVPAAGTAQNVGHNNESQVQNVQSTTREYVRVYSGWEERVQECCRNQSSEDSIYARPGQKQGPNQPPGVINPNFQRQDWFRQRSHLKRLNSGGTGSPASSKSSHQSGSSSGSTSSGVGGLHQHNYRSTNVTNLIRRSASEESLLNDIGDHSAYDTENGPVLYKRPALHRKGRAPPPPPPVNSSPCSDPVYSHRSPPTPIVRSKSAHHLCSEPESPVLSYNQVESSPVENCELKGDIQMMSSKSQRTGHRRAARASVEDWSLSRSTPHIPVLDEVDRSYDSSTLSDDDSTPHVSRSNSRGKDCASANSAWDNAYGSTPSELLVHAAPVNIREESSSDSDQPSELHKLSSTPSVLRRVSAPATTSASTPLHESSAPPLPPKRSSVDVKLRHLPPVHVETVSPANSGKLSSQISYASKDENMQWESSEQVPRKSSECRGRIRQKEVSNRASQRSKSLPPPPGEKTQKEEDCNTTQNQADQGKNLKSEISWSVSHLRTLFTNGVQPPPYRPPPSVIPSYRAPITTYHLGDNSQSERYVVSRSLNLDSTQRLRMDSTDEEESYV
- the LOC124775916 gene encoding uncharacterized protein LOC124775916 isoform X2, whose product is MPVVWVYMNGHITARVDGGCDEPDECPLAEDPSRYLQPLPKPPLARARGHAHRKVQRLAQYEQYLADYLAETRADHADHEQLVRASAKAKQALKRGQEESDLERIQDLFPNDCLRLYDKDALTMMKGLIRKRSTTAARLQRALSAKAARPSTGSEPSSPQQQPQPQPRDKRQFLMEAPVTFTTGVQSQERHLFLFNDLLLVAKARSGGNFKLKDKVRVSEMWLTKHSIEDVIEVHKSPETSFVLGWPTTNVVATFNTQAARDLWWNKLNEVVSTERDKEPRSTNIQVVYYDAATSIEYCKTFSVSPEETARACIRLALQHLEMRGLDPDDFQLWAKTSREEAPYPLIGHERPFAIKLSCLRDGLSAEEGFDLDHCNNVHGPDPLAKCQFILRSKRKPVSEATSGSENKKNSKKSRKSPMRIRQVFRRSMSKGEDCTDCPLGALFGLPLARLSNGETLPRPVMAMLQQVFLKGPFTQGIFRKSANARLVRELRDKLDAGEDIRLEHMPVLVVAAVLKDFLRSLPDPLLCSTLYPLWMEAVECQDEQEKLLRIKSVLDQLPKPNLLLLSMFVCVLHHISRRSAHNLMTAANLGVCVGPSLLWAASPATLTPSSSRAVPALAELLVARAELLFGPHLPLMLGEPPTERQDSGAEESDSLHSGGLRRDDSSIDSLERELLEPCPPPRKDKMSLSRDSGLTMSDSQLYTPDEEESGSSSSGSGRALYPPAQPACYDIHSHNKVTSSYSVPAAGTAQNVGHNNESQVQNVQSTTREYVRVYSGWEERVQECCRNQSSEDSIYARPGQKQGPNQPPGVINPNFQRQDWFRQRSHLKRLNSGGTGSPASSKSSHQSGSSSGSTSSGVGGLHQHNYRSTNVTNLIRRSASEESLLNDIGDHSAYDTENGPVLYKRPALHRKGRAPPPPPPVNSSPCSDPVYSHRSPPTPIVRSKSAHHLCSEPESPVLSYNQVESSPVENCELKGDIQMMSSKSQRTGHRRAARASVEDWSLSRSTPHIPVLDEVDRSYDSSTLSDDDSTPHVSRSNSRGKDCASANSAWDNAYGSTPSELLVHAAPVNIREESSSDSDQPSELHKLSSTPSVLRRVSAPATTSASTPLHESSAPPLPPKRSSVDVKLRHLPPVHVETVSPANSGKLSSQISYASKDENMQWESSEQVPRKSSECRGRIRQKEVSNRASQRSKSLPPPPGEKTQKEEDCNTTQNQADQGKNLKSEISWSVSHLRTLFTNGVQPPPYRPPPSVIPSYRAPITTYHLGDNSQSERYVVSRSLNLDSTQRLRMDSTDEEESYV
- the LOC124775916 gene encoding uncharacterized protein LOC124775916 isoform X1, with protein sequence MPVVWVYMNGHITARVDGGCDEPDECPLAEDPSRYLQPLPKPPLARARGHAHRKVQRLAQYEQYLADYLAETRADHADHEQLVRASAKAKQALKRGQEESDLERIQDLFPNDCLRLYDKDALTMKMKGLIRKRSTTAARLQRALSAKAARPSTGSEPSSPQQQPQPQPRDKRQFLMEAPVTFTTGVQSQERHLFLFNDLLLVAKARSGGNFKLKDKVRVSEMWLTKHSIEDVIEVHKSPETSFVLGWPTTNVVATFNTQAARDLWWNKLNEVVSTERDKEPRSTNIQVVYYDAATSIEYCKTFSVSPEETARACIRLALQHLEMRGLDPDDFQLWAKTSREEAPYPLIGHERPFAIKLSCLRDGLSAEEGFDLDHCNNVHGPDPLAKCQFILRSKRKPVSEATSGSENKKNSKKSRKSPMRIRQVFRRSMSKGEDCTDCPLGALFGLPLARLSNGETLPRPVMAMLQQVFLKGPFTQGIFRKSANARLVRELRDKLDAGEDIRLEHMPVLVVAAVLKDFLRSLPDPLLCSTLYPLWMEAVECQDEQEKLLRIKSVLDQLPKPNLLLLSMFVCVLHHISRRSAHNLMTAANLGVCVGPSLLWAASPATLTPSSSRAVPALAELLVARAELLFGPHLPLMLGEPPTERQDSGAEESDSLHSGGLRRDDSSIDSLERELLEPCPPPRKDKMSLSRDSGLTMSDSQLYTPDEEESGSSSSGSGRALYPPAQPACYDIHSHNKVTSSYSVPAAGTAQNVGHNNESQVQNVQSTTREYVRVYSGWEERVQECCRNQSSEDSIYARPGQKQGPNQPPGVINPNFQRQDWFRQRSHLKRLNSGGTGSPASSKSSHQSGSSSGSTSSGVGGLHQHNYRSTNVTNLIRRSASEESLLNDIGDHSAYDTENGPVLYKRPALHRKGRAPPPPPPVNSSPCSDPVYSHRSPPTPIVRSKSAHHLCSEPESPVLSYNQVESSPVENCELKGDIQMMSSKSQRTGHRRAARASVEDWSLSRSTPHIPVLDEVDRSYDSSTLSDDDSTPHVSRSNSRGKDCASANSAWDNAYGSTPSELLVHAAPVNIREESSSDSDQPSELHKLSSTPSVLRRVSAPATTSASTPLHESSAPPLPPKRSSVDVKLRHLPPVHVETVSPANSGKLSSQISYASKDENMQWESSEQVPRKSSECRGRIRQKEVSNRASQRSKSLPPPPGEKTQKEEDCNTTQNQADQGKNLKSEISWSVSHLRTLFTNGVQPPPYRPPPSVIPSYRAPITTYHLGDNSQSERYVVSRSLNLDSTQRLRMDSTDEEESYV